From Rubripirellula reticaptiva, the proteins below share one genomic window:
- a CDS encoding glycoside hydrolase family 78 protein, which yields MTKLNFFATLFLGIFVACTTTAVIALEPVHLRCEYIDNPHGIDTVHPRLSWKVSSDERGDSQVAYQILVASSAASLANGEGDLWDSGKVNSDQTLFVQYQGKPLRSGQQCFWQVKVWNTESDDPVASEAASWSMGLLNETDWTARYISYHDETPVYRDTTTLQLPAARQYRKEFRVEKEIKRATVYATALGIYELHINGSTVGDAYFAPGWTDYRQRAYYNTYDVTEMMRSGENAIGAWVADGWYSGYVGFGLLTGMSTEKTGRAAYGKTPALMAQLEVEYSDGSKQIVGTDKSWKVTGNGPIQEADLLMGEAYDARNEMPGWSQHGFDDAAWDSAVFAEDNGNPVADFYQFRNPDGERKNVAIVGEEYELGFKRPKLEAFPGLPVRITQEMPAKSVTEREPGTYIFNLGQNFAGNIRLKVTGPAGQQIRIRYAEMLHPDGRMMTENLRKARATDFYTCKGDPAGEVYQPRFTFHGFQFVELSNFPGTPTLDTVTGLVMHSDTPMTSTFQCSDPMVNQLFKNVVWTQRANFLDLPTDCPQRDERMGWTGDAQAYVATAAYNADIGAFYTKWLRELMESQRPSGAFPGYAPYPFQHGWDFGTAWADAGVICPWTIWQFYGDTQVIDDCWEPMTRFMGWRKRTSVDDLGVTHGNAWGDWLAQGAETPLDYIDSVYFAISAKMMAEMAEATGRVAEADQYRKQFEATRAAFQMKYVSVDGSVNIKTQTAQALALFADLVPADQRENTGRHLASMLADNGNHMATGFLGTRPLLPVLSASGQHDLAVFLIQSREFPSWGYEIANGATTIWERWDSYTKEDAFGRHNAAMNSFSHYAFGAVCEWMFATLAGIQSDGPGFKKIIIRPSPPSPESNAMHDSIDWVKASYDSIRGTIRSDWKIEQGKFYLRVSIPANSTATVYLPTSKASSITENGKALAGHANVKLVSQQLDVAVLSVESGDYQFAADSGVMPADVPLKTSKPMDMSINPDQIDLAGATKLATWDFSNATDVAKWKDQKSVEIRSRGGKVFVAATGDDSQMSVRLDRPAAGKLAIVLRAMPASGATSQFFWSSPGRGFNGQQQSKRRLAKSDQINEYVFKIQGNDPIQGIRFDPFATYDQHADAGEMEIESISVYQLAD from the coding sequence ATGACAAAACTGAATTTCTTCGCCACTTTGTTCCTCGGCATTTTCGTAGCCTGCACAACGACTGCGGTCATTGCACTTGAACCAGTGCATTTGCGATGTGAATACATTGACAACCCACATGGGATCGATACAGTCCATCCGCGCCTAAGTTGGAAGGTGTCGTCGGACGAGCGGGGCGACTCACAGGTTGCGTACCAGATATTGGTTGCGTCATCGGCGGCAAGTCTGGCAAACGGTGAAGGAGATCTTTGGGATTCTGGAAAAGTTAATTCCGATCAGACTCTGTTCGTTCAGTACCAAGGAAAGCCGCTGAGGAGCGGCCAGCAGTGCTTTTGGCAAGTGAAGGTTTGGAACACGGAATCCGATGATCCAGTCGCCAGCGAAGCTGCATCTTGGTCGATGGGATTGTTGAACGAGACCGACTGGACAGCGAGGTACATCAGTTACCACGACGAAACGCCGGTCTATCGCGATACCACAACGCTGCAACTGCCGGCGGCGCGTCAGTACCGCAAAGAGTTTCGCGTGGAAAAGGAAATCAAGCGGGCGACTGTCTACGCCACAGCGCTGGGGATCTACGAATTGCACATCAACGGTAGCACCGTCGGTGACGCCTACTTTGCACCGGGTTGGACGGACTATCGCCAACGCGCGTACTACAACACTTACGACGTGACCGAGATGATGCGGTCAGGTGAGAACGCAATCGGGGCGTGGGTTGCCGATGGTTGGTACAGCGGCTATGTCGGGTTCGGTTTGCTGACCGGAATGAGCACCGAAAAAACTGGCCGGGCGGCTTACGGAAAAACGCCGGCGCTGATGGCGCAGTTGGAAGTCGAATACTCCGACGGTTCCAAACAAATCGTCGGCACCGACAAGAGCTGGAAAGTAACGGGCAACGGGCCGATCCAAGAAGCCGATTTGTTGATGGGTGAAGCTTACGATGCCCGCAACGAGATGCCGGGTTGGTCGCAGCATGGTTTCGATGACGCGGCTTGGGACAGTGCGGTCTTTGCCGAAGACAATGGCAACCCGGTCGCCGATTTTTATCAGTTTCGCAACCCCGACGGTGAGCGAAAGAATGTCGCGATTGTCGGTGAAGAATACGAACTCGGTTTCAAGCGTCCGAAACTGGAAGCCTTTCCGGGACTGCCCGTTCGAATCACTCAGGAGATGCCGGCTAAGTCCGTTACCGAGCGAGAACCTGGCACGTACATCTTCAACCTCGGACAAAACTTTGCCGGGAACATTCGTTTGAAAGTCACGGGACCGGCCGGGCAGCAAATCAGAATCCGTTATGCAGAAATGCTGCATCCCGACGGGCGAATGATGACCGAGAATCTCCGTAAAGCACGCGCTACCGATTTCTATACTTGTAAAGGTGATCCGGCCGGCGAGGTCTACCAGCCTCGATTTACTTTCCACGGTTTCCAGTTCGTCGAGCTGTCGAACTTTCCGGGAACACCGACGCTCGACACGGTGACCGGTTTGGTCATGCATAGTGACACGCCGATGACTAGCACGTTCCAGTGCAGCGACCCGATGGTCAACCAACTTTTTAAGAATGTCGTCTGGACCCAGCGGGCCAACTTCCTGGACTTGCCGACCGATTGTCCACAGCGTGATGAACGTATGGGATGGACTGGCGATGCGCAGGCTTACGTGGCAACGGCTGCCTACAACGCGGACATCGGTGCGTTCTACACAAAGTGGTTGCGCGAATTGATGGAGTCACAGCGACCAAGCGGCGCGTTCCCAGGCTACGCGCCGTACCCGTTTCAGCACGGTTGGGATTTTGGCACCGCCTGGGCCGATGCGGGCGTGATTTGTCCTTGGACGATCTGGCAGTTCTACGGTGACACTCAAGTCATCGACGACTGCTGGGAACCGATGACTCGATTCATGGGCTGGCGAAAACGAACCAGCGTGGATGACCTTGGCGTTACTCACGGCAACGCTTGGGGCGATTGGTTAGCACAAGGAGCCGAGACGCCGCTCGACTATATCGACAGCGTTTACTTTGCGATCTCGGCCAAGATGATGGCTGAAATGGCGGAGGCGACTGGCCGAGTCGCGGAAGCCGATCAGTATCGGAAGCAGTTCGAAGCGACTCGCGCTGCGTTTCAAATGAAGTACGTTAGCGTCGATGGTAGTGTGAACATCAAAACGCAAACCGCGCAAGCCTTGGCGTTATTCGCTGACCTGGTTCCGGCGGACCAGCGCGAAAACACGGGACGTCACCTGGCATCGATGCTGGCCGACAATGGCAATCATATGGCGACGGGGTTCTTAGGAACACGGCCTCTGTTGCCTGTGCTGTCGGCATCCGGGCAACACGACTTAGCGGTCTTCTTGATCCAGTCTCGCGAGTTTCCGTCGTGGGGATACGAGATCGCGAACGGCGCGACCACGATTTGGGAACGCTGGGACAGCTATACCAAAGAAGACGCCTTCGGACGGCACAATGCGGCAATGAACTCATTCTCGCACTACGCTTTCGGTGCCGTTTGCGAATGGATGTTCGCGACGCTTGCGGGGATCCAGTCCGACGGCCCAGGCTTTAAGAAGATCATCATTCGCCCAAGTCCGCCGTCGCCCGAAAGCAACGCGATGCACGACTCCATCGACTGGGTGAAAGCATCTTATGACTCGATTCGCGGAACGATCCGCAGCGACTGGAAAATCGAACAAGGCAAGTTTTACCTGCGAGTTTCGATTCCGGCAAACTCGACGGCGACGGTCTACTTGCCGACCAGTAAAGCTTCGAGCATTACCGAAAACGGAAAGGCGTTGGCCGGACATGCCAATGTCAAGTTGGTAAGTCAGCAGTTGGATGTGGCGGTATTGTCCGTCGAATCCGGCGACTATCAGTTCGCAGCCGACAGTGGAGTCATGCCTGCGGATGTGCCGTTGAAGACTTCGAAGCCAATGGACATGTCGATCAATCCTGATCAGATCGACCTAGCCGGGGCCACCAAGCTTGCGACCTGGGACTTCTCGAATGCGACCGACGTTGCGAAGTGGAAGGACCAGAAGAGTGTGGAAATCCGCAGTCGCGGCGGCAAGGTGTTCGTGGCTGCAACGGGCGATGACTCGCAGATGTCAGTGCGTTTGGATCGTCCCGCGGCTGGCAAACTTGCGATCGTGTTGCGGGCGATGCCGGCTAGCGGCGCGACAAGTCAATTCTTTTGGTCGTCACCCGGTCGAGGATTCAATGGACAGCAGCAATCGAAACGGCGGCTCGCGAAATCCGATCAAATCAACGAGTACGTATTCAAGATCCAAGGCAACGATCCAATTCAAGGCATTCGATTTGATCCGTTTGCAACTTACGATCAACATGCCGACGCTGGTGAAATGGAGATCGAGTCGATTTCCGTCTATCAATTAGCGGATTGA